A DNA window from Theobroma cacao cultivar B97-61/B2 chromosome 5, Criollo_cocoa_genome_V2, whole genome shotgun sequence contains the following coding sequences:
- the LOC18598198 gene encoding cytochrome P450 94C1 — protein sequence MELEAYWFFQVLNASFCFLIFTFIILSLFSLLFCLLRPKLWCNCEICSAYLASSWSRQFENLCDWYTHLLKNSPGKTIHIHVLGNTITANPDNVEYMLKTNFDNFPKGKPFSMILGDFLGRGIFNVDGDSWRFQKKMASLELGKHSIRSYAFEIINCEIIDRLIPLLSSVATGKEQRVLDLQDVFRRFSFDSICRFSFGLDPRCLELSLPMSKFATAFDLASKLSAERAMTASPLVWKIKRMLNIGSEKQLKKAVKIINILAKEVIRQRRKMGFLTHNDLLSRFMCTVNDETYLRDIVISFLLAGRDTVASGLTSLFWLLAKHPKVGSAIRQEADRVIGQNQEMTSFEQMKELHYLQAAVYESMRLYPPIQFDSKFCQEDDTLPDGSFLKRGTRVTYHPYAMGRIEEIWGPDCLEFKPERWLRNGVFSPENPFKYPVFQAGFRVCLGKEMALVELKSVALSLVRRFQIELVAPHRTPRFSPGLTATFSGGLPVLTDSSSGAAKLHSVIHDIESDVRFNGQFVLKEKSVTAYQYNFVTH from the exons ATGGAACTTGAAGCTTACTGGTTCTTTCAGGTTCTTAATGCCTCTTTTTGCTTCCTTATCTTCACTTTTATaatcctttctcttttttctctcttgttttgTTTACTCAGACCAAAACTCTGGTGCAACTGTGAGATTTGCAGTGCTTATCTCGCCTCGAGTTGGTCAAGACAATTTGAGAATCTTTGTGATTGGTACACTCACCTGCTGAAGAACTCGCCTGGCAAAACTATCCATATTCATGTTCTTGGCAACACAATCACAGCCAACCCTGACAACGTTGAGTACATGctgaaaacaaattttgacaACTTCCCCAAAGGGAAACCTTTCTCCATGATCTTGGGTGACTTTCTTGGTCGAGGCATATTCAACGTAGATGGTGATTCCTGGAGGTTTCAGAAGAAGATGGCAAGCCTGGAGCTTGGGAAGCACTCGATAAGATCTTATGCTTTTGAGATTATCAACTGTGAGATCATAGACAGGCTTATCCCGTTATTATCATCCGTTGCAACCGGCAAAGAACAGCGGGTTTTGGATTTACAAGACGTGTTTAGAAGGTTTTCGTTTGATAGCATATGCAGGTTCTCTTTTGGGCTGGACCCTAGATGCCTAGAGCTGTCTCTACCCATGTCGAAATTCGCCACGGCCTTTGACTTAGCCTCGAAATTGTCAGCTGAGAGAGCCATGACTGCTTCCCCCCTTGTATGGAAGATCAAACGGATGTTGAATATAGGCAGTGAGAAGCAATTGAAGAAGGCGGTCaagattatcaatattttagcCAAAGAGGTCATAAGGCAAAGGcgtaaaatgggatttttaaCCCATAATGATCTTCTCTCCCGTTTCATGTGTACCGTAAACGATGAAACTTACTTAAGAGATATTGTTATAAGCTTTTTATTGGCTGGCCGTGACACGGTGGCATCAGGTTTAACAAGCTTGTTCTGGCTACTGGCAAAGCATCCAAAAGTAGGGTCAGCGATTAGACAAGAGGCGGATCGAGTTATTGGGCAAAACCAGGAGATGACAAGCTTTGAACAGATGAAAGAACTCCATTATTTACAAGCAGCAGTGTATGAGAGTATGAGACTCTACCCTCCTATTcaatttgattcaaagtttTGTCAAGAGGACGATACACTACCCGACGGGTCGTTTTTGAAGAGAGGAACTAGGGTTACCTATCATCCCTACGCTATGGGACGGATTGAAGAGATATGGGGTCCAGATTGCTTGGAATTCAAGCCTGAAAGGTGGTTGAGAAACGGTGTTTTCTCTCCTGAAAACCCTTTCAAGTATCCAGTTTTCCAAGCTGGATTCAGGGTGTGTTTGGGGAAAGAAATGGCTCTAGTGGAGCTGAAAAGCGTGGCACTTTCACTCGTTCGGCGATTCCAAATCGAATTAGTGGCACCACATCGGACACCACGATTCTCTCCTGGGCTTACCGCGACTTTTAGTGGTGGACTCCCTGTCCTG ACAGATTCATCGTCAGGTGCTGCCAAGTTGCACAGCGTGATTCATGATATCGAAAGTGACGTAAGATTCAATGGCCAATTTGTGCTCAAGGAAAAAAGTGTCACTGCTTATCAATATAATTTCGTTACtcattag
- the LOC18598197 gene encoding subtilisin-like protease SBT4.15, translated as MMHNLLPFAGWLCLALAATLVQGSTENERKPYIVYMGEAPHHEPRISVMDKHHNLLLKAVGDENIARESKIYSYGKSINAFAARLLPDEAKRLSGVDGVISVFENTRRKLLTTRSWDFLGMHEKLKKRNAIAESNIIVGVLDTGIWPKSPSFNDKGYGPPPAKWKGKCDKGANFTGCNNKVIGARYYQLDNTYPIMEDPTPVDTDGHGTHTASTAAGIAVKDSSLYGIAKGTARGGVPSARIAMYKVCWISGCSDMDLLAAYDDAIHDGVDLISISIGGPPKEFFHDPIAIGAFHAMRKGILTSCAGGNEGPMLATVQNVAPWIMTVAASSIDRQFTSKIKLGDGTTTSGNGINTFSMKNKMYPFTNGAHATNLTGNYTDRNISACDYGALSQDRVKGKIVYCLGEAGQDYTIQLLGGAGTIMATDAPQDYYFLTLTPAATVVRSKDGDKLDRYINSTKKPQAVIYKSRTVKMNAPFVASFSSRGPQLLNRNILKPDIAAPGLNILAAYTNLRSITGEPSDKRYSAFNFMSGTSMACPHASAAAAYVKSMHPDWSPAAIKSALMTTATPMKIRDKFGELSSGSGQINPIRAIQAGLIYDIDDRSYISFLCKEGYNSTTIGLLIGGEQKLDCSSFKPARGTDGLNYPSMHVHLNSTESRIFAVFYRTVTHVAYGYSEFKAKVTSPKGLSITVIPNTLKFNRTHQKQSFKVLVKGGLMKNGTEILSATLEWSNKEHSVKSPILVYK; from the exons ATGATGCACAATCTTCTGCCATTTGCCGGTTGGTTATGTCTTGCTCTTGCAGCTACCTTAGTCCAAGGATCAactgaaaatgaaagaaag CCATATATTGTGTACATGGGAGAAGCGCCACATCATGAACCCAGGATTTCTGTCATGGATAAACATCATAATCTGCTTTTGAAGGCAGTTGGAGA tGAGAATATAGCCAGAGAATCCAAAATATATAGCTATGGAAAGAGCATCAATGCGTTTGCTGCAAGGCTTTTGCCAGATGAAGCAAAGAGACTATCAG GTGTAGATGGTGTCATATCAGTATTTGAAAACACAAGGCGCAAACTTCTTACAACAAGATCATGGGATTTTCTGGGAATGCATGAAAAGTTAAAGAAAAGGAACGCCATTGCAGAAAGCAATATCATAGTTGGTGTATTGGACACTG GTATTTGGCCGAAATCCCCCAGTTTTAATGATAAAGGCTACGGACCTCCACCAGCAAAATGGAAGGGTAAATGTGATAAAGGAGCCAACTTCACTGGTTGCAACAA CAAAGTCATTGGTGCAAGGTACTATCAACTAGACAACACTTATCCTATAATGGAGGATCCGACACCTGTTGACACCGACGGCCATGGCACCCACACTGCCTCCACTGCTGCTGGCATAGCTGTAAAGGACTCCAGCTTGTATGGCATAGCCAAAGGAACTGCTCGTGGCGGCGTGCCATCTGCACGTATAGCCATGTACAAAGTTTGCTGGATTAGCGGATGCAGTGACATGGATTTACTGGCAGCATATGACGATGCCATCCACGATGGAGTGGACTTGATATCCATTTCAATAGGCGGCCCTCCCAAGGAATTTTTCCATGATCCAATTGCTATAGGTGCTTTCCATGCGATGAGAAAAGGGATTTTGACATCTTGTGCTGGAGGGAACGAAGGGCCTATGCTCGCAACCGTTCAAAATGTTGCACCATGGATCATGACCGTGGCTGCTAGCAGCATAGATAGGCAATTCACGTCAAAAATTAAGCTCGGCGATGGCACAACAACTTCT GGTAATGGAATCAACACATTTTCGATGAAAAACAAGATGTACCCTTTTACTAACGGAGCTCATGCAACCAATCTTACTGGAAATTACACCGACAGAAATATCAG TGCTTGCGATTACGGCGCACTGAGCCAAGACAGGGTGAAGGGAAAGATTGTGTATTGCCTAGGGGAGGCCGGCCAGGACTATACAATCCAATTGCTCGGCGGGGCTGGAACCATAATGGCTACTGATGCACCGCAAGACTATTACTTCCTCACTCTTACACCTGCAGCCACTGTGGTTCGCTCCAAGGATGGGGATAAGCTTGATCGGTATATTAACTCTACAAA GAAGCCTCAAGCTGTCATATACAAGTCAAGAACTGTTAAAATGAATGCTCCCTTTGTGGCTTCTTTCTCTTCCAGAGGACCCCAGTTACTCAACCGCAACATTCTCAAG CCCGATATTGCTGCTCCAGGCCTAAACATATTGGCTGCCTACACAAATCTGAGATCAATTACAGGAGAACCAAGTGACAAACGCTATTCTGCGTTTAACTTCATGTCGGGGACATCTATGGCTTGCCCTCATGCTTCAGCTGCTGCAGCCTATGTCAAGTCCATGCACCCAGACTGGTCCCCAGCCGCAATCAAGTCTGCTCTCATGACTACTG CAACACCCATGAAAATCAGAGACAAGTTTGGGGAACTAAGCTCTGGATCAGGCCAAATAAATCCAATTAGAGCTATCCAAGCTGGCCTCATCTATGACATTGACGACAGATCTTATATTAGCTTCCTTTGCAAAGAAGGGTACAATAGCACGACCATTGGCCTACTCATCGGTGGCGAGCAAAAATTGGACTGCTCAAGCTTTAAACCTGCACGAGGCACTGACGGGCTCAACTACCCTTCCATGCACGTCCATCTCAATAGTACAGAATCTAGGATTTTCGCAGTGTTTTACAGGACTGTGACTCATGTTGCGTATGGATATTCCGAATTCAAGGCAAAGGTGACGTCTCCGAAGGGGCTTTCTATTACAGTTATCCCAAATACGTTGAAATTCAATAGGACGCATCAGAAGCAATCTTTCAAGGTTTTGGTAAAGGGCGGCTTAATGAAGAATGGGACAGAGATCCTATCGGCTACCCTTGAGTGGAGTAACAAAGAGCACAGTGTTAAGAGCCCTATTCTTGTCTATAAATAA